Genomic window (Gemmatimonadaceae bacterium):
TTCCGGCCTCGCCCATCGCCGTGGCAGCGCTTCGTTTTCTGCTGCTCAGCGGATGGCGCCTCTCTGAAGCACTTACGCTGGGATGGGACGACCTCAACTTCGATCTCGGTGTTGCCGTCCTCACGGACACGAAAACGGGTCGTTCTGTCCGGGCATTGGGCGCCGATGCACTGCAGCTCATTAGGCAGCAAAAGCGTAGGAAGAGCGATCCGCGCGTCTTCCCCATCAGGAGCCTGAATCGCCTCTGGGACGCCGTACGCCACGCGGCGGACCTAAAGGACCTGCGTATTCACGATCTCCGGCACAACTTCGCGACGCTCACCGCCAACGATGGCGCGCCCCAGCACTTCACCCAGAAGCTGCTCGGCCATCGGGACGCGAAATCAACCCAGCGCTACTCCCACCTCGCCGACCAATCGGTGCGGGCGCTCGCCGACAAGACGAGCCGCACGTTGGGGGCGCGCCTCGGGCTTCCGGCGCCACCGTCAGAGTCCTCTGCGCCCTAAGACGCGGCGACCCGAACCAAGAAGGAATATCCCAAGAGCCCTACACAACAGATCCGTCAGCCCTCGCTTGCTGGCGGATCTTTCGTTTTGTAGGATGCGGTGTCGGACTCTTGGCTTGAATTCGCGGTCGCACTCACGGGTGCACTGGGGCTGCGCGATGGCGCCCCCTTCCGACGACCACGAGCAACACCGTGCTACTTGGGGCACGGTGTCACCGCGCTCGGCGCCTTAGCGCCGCGCCTGACTCGTGAGTTGGAGCGTACCCGATGACAGCATTGCCAGTCCCCGTCCCTTCCGTGGACGACGAAGACCTCCTCCTGACGGTGAAGGAGGCGGCTGCCGCCGTGCGGCTCGCGCCGTCTACTCTCGACAAGATGCGAACGCTGGGTACCGGCCCCGAGTACTCAAAACTTGGCGGCAGAATTTTCTACTCGACGAAGGCGCTTGCTCGTTGGATTCAGAGCCGCACCCGAACGGCGGTCCATACAACATCCGATGGTATCACCCGCGAACTGCCGAAGCGCCACGCCCCCCGCAGTCGGAAGCCGCGTCGATGAACGACACCACCGAAATGTTCGGCCCGGAGTGGCAGCTCCGGTCCATCATCGCGCGCGCCCGGGCTGGCGAGACCCTCGCCAATGACGTCCTTCGCGTCTTACGCGACGCCCACCGCGAGATCGCGGAGGACGTTGCCAAGCTCGGCATCGACAACCCGACTCGCGCACGGTACACCGCCCTACTGAAGAGCATCGAGAAGATCATCGATGAGGCATACGCCGATGCGCGTAGAGTGGCGACCGAAGGACTCCTGCAGATCGATGCTGCGGAGCGCGCGGCACTCGCCGGAGTGGCCGTCTCGCACCCGCCGTCAATCGGCTTGGAGTTGGGTACGCAGGTTCCTCGCGCGCTCGCGGTGCAGGCGGCAGCCCTGCCGCACATTGTCGACGAGATCCCCCTTCGCGGAATCAACTTCGGTCAGTGGTGGACGCAGGGGGCCAAGGCCGCGCTCAGTCGAGTACAAGATCAGGTGCAGATTGGTCTCGTGCGCGGCGAGCATCCGCACCAGATCGCACGGCGGGTCCATCACGCGAAGAGCAAGGTAACTGGAACAGCGGGCGGCGAGGCCTGGAAGGGAACAGTGAAGGCCGCGCGCACGGTGATGCGAACGGCGGTAACCGCTGTGCAGACGCGGGCCTCCCTTGACGGAATGCGGGCAGCTGGGATCACGCGCGTCCGATTCGAGGCGATCCTCGATGCACGGACCAGCGTCATTTGCGCAGCGTTGGATGACAGCGAGTACGACATCGATGACGCTGATCTTCCACTACCTCCTCGCCATCCGCAGTGCCGTAGCGCGCTGGTGCCGATCGTCACGTGGGCGAGCGGACCGAACGCCGGAAAGCCCGTGATTCCGCGTGGTCGCTCGTACGAATCGTGGCTTCGAGAGCAGACCGACACGACGCAGAACAAGATCCTCGGTCGTACCCGTGCAGAAGCATGGCGAAAGGGATACGTAAGTCTCGGCGATCTTATCGCGCGCGACTCTAGGCCGCTTCGCCTTACTGAGTTGGCGGATCAGCTGCGTCCGCACTGACGCGAAAAGCGCGAGTGTGTTGTGGTTTGCACAACAGTGCGAACGTGATGAGCGACTCCTGCATTGCAGAGCGGCGACCTGTGTTGACAAGCGCGCTGATCGTCGTCACCATAGAGGTGCCGCTTACCACGGCGCTGCTAA
Coding sequences:
- a CDS encoding minor capsid protein codes for the protein MNDTTEMFGPEWQLRSIIARARAGETLANDVLRVLRDAHREIAEDVAKLGIDNPTRARYTALLKSIEKIIDEAYADARRVATEGLLQIDAAERAALAGVAVSHPPSIGLELGTQVPRALAVQAAALPHIVDEIPLRGINFGQWWTQGAKAALSRVQDQVQIGLVRGEHPHQIARRVHHAKSKVTGTAGGEAWKGTVKAARTVMRTAVTAVQTRASLDGMRAAGITRVRFEAILDARTSVICAALDDSEYDIDDADLPLPPRHPQCRSALVPIVTWASGPNAGKPVIPRGRSYESWLREQTDTTQNKILGRTRAEAWRKGYVSLGDLIARDSRPLRLTELADQLRPH
- a CDS encoding helix-turn-helix domain-containing protein — translated: MDDEDLLLTVKEAAAAVRLAPSTLDKMRTLGTGPEYSKLGGRIFYSTKALARWIQSRTRTAVHTTSDGITRELPKRHAPRSRKPRR